Below is a genomic region from Brassica rapa cultivar Chiifu-401-42 chromosome A08, CAAS_Brap_v3.01, whole genome shotgun sequence.
CCTGTTTCAGGGATTCTCAAAGGCTACGTCGGCTTGAGCACTGCGATATTCACGGTGGTGTGCACTGCTCTGTTCTCCTCCGATCCGGCTTCCTTTCTTGTTCTCCTCTCCGTCGTGCCATTCGCCGTCTGTCTCACGGCGGttttcttcctccgtgaagtcCCTCCCGCTACTTCCACCGCAGAGGAAAACGAAGAGTCTCGCTACTTCGCCGTGTTTAATATTGTGGCGATTGTCGTTGCCGTGTACCTTCAGTCGTATGACGTTATCGGAATCAAAACCGGAGCTGTCTCCGTCGCGTTCGCCTCCGTGCTTCTCATCCTCTTAGCTTCACCTATCGCCGTCCCTTTCCACGCCTACGTTCGGAGTTTAAATCTGAACGAAGAAGACGTAGAAGGACGAGCCGATGAACCTTTGCTGAGATCCGAGATCACGGAGGAGACGGTGGTTGGTGCCGCCGCTGCGGCGGATAATGAGTTACCACCGTATCCTACGCTTCTAAAGGAGGAGGAAAATAATCAAGGAGGTATAGAGAAGAGGAGACCGGTGCTTGGAGAAGACCACACCATATTAGAAGCGGCGTTGACCGTTGACTTTTGGGTGTTGTTTGTGTCGTTTTTGTGTGGAGTAGGAACTGGTTTAGCTGTAATGAACAACATGGGTCAGATAGGGCTTGCGCTTGGTTATACAGACGTCTCCATCTTTGTCTCCATGATGAGCATTTGGGGTTTCTTTGGTCGGATTCTCTCCGGTACCATCTCCGAGCACTTTATCAAGTAAGTCACTTCACTAAACCCTAAAGATTCGTCTAAATATGGAAACTAATTTGATAATTGGAAAGAAACTAATTGTTTAACGTGACTTGGAAGCTTCTCATGATCATTTTAAGAGAAGTATATTTGATTTCTTTTCCAGTTActttgaattaaatatttttccatTTACATGATCTTTTATTTATGAtggttttttaaaataagacaTGAAAGGAAATTCCATTTACGTAGTTATTTAATTCTTTATGTAAAAGTTTCCTTGTCTAACAATGGGTCCAATATCTTGTACCCGGGGACCGTTAAATGATctcttataattttatttgacaTGAAATCATGGAAATTTTGAATAGTCTTGCTATTAAGATAACTTTTTCTTTTAGGACAAAAGGCTATTAAGAGAACTTTTATTACATTGACTAATCTTGTAAGTTTgataattttatagaaaaaatggAACACCAAGACCATTATGGAACGCAGCATCTCAAGTTGTCATGGCCGTAGGATATCTACTGATGGCTTTAGCTATACCCGGTTCACTCTACTTCGGTTCAGTTGTGGTTGGGGCTTGCTACGGAGTCCGGTTAGCCATAACAGTACCAATCGCCTCAGAACTCTTTGGCCTCAAGTACTACGGACTCTTGTACAACATCCTCATACTTAATTTTCCTCTTGGCTCATTTCTTTTCTCCGGTCTTCTTGCGGGTTTGCTCTACGATGCTGAAGCTACACCGACTCCTGATGGAGGCAACACGTGCGTGGGAGCACATTGTTACCGTTTAGTCTTCATTGTAATGGCATTTACATCCATCATTGGAGTTGGTCTTGACTTCTGGCTTGCGTTCAGAACTAAGGAGATCTATACCAAGATTCATGCTAGCAAGAAGGTTAAGAGATCTAGTGGTAGTGTCAGATGAAAAATTGTGTTTAAACTAGATAGCTTTTGGGTAAAATCATTTTTGGGCACACTAGTTCTATTAGTAATATGTAGACTATATAGTCTATATTCGTTACCATTGGATGGGATGTTTGTACACTTTCACTTTCGAAGTGTTTGTGTAAAAACCAGTTGTATGGTTCAAAATTTCAGATAATAGGAAATCAGTTTTATATTTTCACGATTACTTTCTGTttgtatctgtttttttttaaagttgtcCAAAAATTAAAGTTTAACACTTAACAGTATGTTTTATGTATAATCACAAGTTCAGGTCCTTAGTTTTTGGTCAATGAAACGAACCTAAACGCCTAAACCAAAAACATGATTACAATATAAGTCAGTCTAAAGAGACTTATAGCAATGTTTTCACAATTgttgtttactttttttatgCACTTTCTCTGTTAATCACACGTCTTGTTTGTAAACTATCCAATTAATGTACTTAGAAAATGGAACAATAAAAATTGGAAAACATaaaccatgtattttttttggacaaaccATACTTCCATTCATTTGTAGTTTCAAACTCCATTAGAGGAGGAAATACTACAAGATAAAAAGGCATAACCAGCCACCACAAGAACCATATAACATGCCAAATGAAATACAAGATGAAGATACAAATCATCAACAACCAAGATAAATGATCGAATAGCGAATAGATCCGGTGAACATCATTTGACCTATTCTCTGAAAAAGGTGAATGAGTTCTTGACAGTCTGACTTGTAGACAAGCTTTGAAATGCCTATACAGAGGTCAGAACATGTGCAACCAAAAAGGCTAGACACTCTTCAACAATGGCAGAAAGGTCATAATCCATGTATTTACAAACAAAATACTATGAAATTAGCCTGACAAAATTGAAATCCACATGACACATGAGACTATCCTATATATAATaacctaaaataaatatatagttttgacTTACAACACATTCTATACACTTAAAACAATGTCTATGAGCATCACCAATGTATATACAAAGAGTATCATCAAACAATGGAGAAGACAAATAGAACACatcaaagaagaaaacaaaaaaagagagtgtTCATACTAGAGAGTGAAGCTCATCAATGAAATCCTCTTGACCCTCTAGATTGATAAAGCTCCAATCTACTCTTTGCCTCTGGCAAAATCTCATCAATGGTCGGTGCTTCAACCAAATGAGATTGCTTTGTCGACCATTCAAGCACAACAAGGACCT
It encodes:
- the LOC103834379 gene encoding protein NUCLEAR FUSION DEFECTIVE 4 isoform X1 — translated: MGLGRSSSSSALKWLGFVTAVWVQSISGNNYTFSNYSDALKSLMNLTQVELNSLSVAKDVGKAFGILAGLASDRLSTPVILLIGCFEGLLGYGVQWLVVSRTIQPLPYWQMCVFLCMGGNSTTWMNTAVLVTCIRNFRRNRGPVSGILKGYVGLSTAIFTVVCTALFSSDPASFLVLLSVVPFAVCLTAVFFLREVPPATSTAEENEESRYFAVFNIVAIVVAVYLQSYDVIGIKTGAVSVAFASVLLILLASPIAVPFHAYVRSLNLNEEDVEGRADEPLLRSEITEETVVGAAAAADNELPPYPTLLKEEENNQGGIEKRRPVLGEDHTILEAALTVDFWVLFVSFLCGVGTGLAVMNNMGQIGLALGYTDVSIFVSMMSIWGFFGRILSGTISEHFIKKNGTPRPLWNAASQVVMAVGYLLMALAIPGSLYFGSVVVGACYGVRLAITVPIASELFGLKYYGLLYNILILNFPLGSFLFSGLLAGLLYDAEATPTPDGGNTCVGAHCYRLVFIVMAFTSIIGVGLDFWLAFRTKEIYTKIHASKKVKRSSGSVR
- the LOC103834379 gene encoding protein NUCLEAR FUSION DEFECTIVE 4 isoform X2 — encoded protein: MGLGRSSSSSALKWLGFVTAVWVQSISGNNYTFSNYSDALKSLMNLTQVELNSLSVAKDVGKAFGILAGLASDRLSTPVILLIGCFEGLLGYGVQWLVVSRTIQPLPYWQMCVFLCMGGNSTTWMNTAVLVTCIRNFRRNRGPVSGILKGYVGLSTAIFTVVCTALFSSDPASFLVLLSVVPFAVCLTAVFFLREVPPATSTAEENEESRYFAVFNIVAIVVAVYLQSYDVIGIKTGAVSVAFASVLLILLASPIAVPFHAYVRSLNLNEEDVEGRADEPLLRSEITEETVVGAAAAADNELPPYPTLLKEEENNQGGIEKRRPVLGEDHTILEAALTVDFWVLFVSFLCGVGTGLAVMNNMGQIGLALGYTDVSIFVSMMSIWGFFGRILSGTISEHFIK